In one bacterium genomic region, the following are encoded:
- a CDS encoding glycosyltransferase, producing MTEQDLSKLKVAVVHDWLTNLAGAEKVVIEILKLFPQADIYTSVYKPSAFKQVFSGHKVYTSFLQKVPLAKTKHQLFPVLRRYAFELFDFSDYDLVISSSTAEGKGVITNESTIHISYVHTPTRYFWSHYQQYLKDPGFGALDPIVRFQLKRTIKASRRWDYAAAQRPDRLLANSKTVQERIEKYYKRPAQVVYPPVDIERFATIQVRPQDVPDKYFIVASRLIPYKRFDIAVKACEKANTQLVVVGDGSELAKLKDLAGDKVIFKGRASNSELTAYIQHAEALLFPGEEDFGIVPVEAMAAGTPVIAYAEGGVTETIIPSVTGELIDSQSVGAFAEVIGSFDAQQYDKKDLARQAEKFSQRAFRTGFEEVVRTGLRATSTT from the coding sequence ATGACCGAGCAAGATTTATCGAAGCTAAAGGTGGCAGTTGTGCATGACTGGCTAACAAATCTAGCGGGTGCTGAAAAAGTTGTCATCGAAATACTCAAGCTGTTTCCGCAGGCTGATATCTATACCAGCGTGTATAAGCCCAGTGCCTTCAAGCAGGTTTTTAGTGGCCACAAGGTATATACTTCATTTTTGCAGAAAGTTCCACTAGCAAAAACCAAACATCAACTTTTTCCTGTTTTGAGACGATATGCTTTTGAATTGTTTGATTTTTCTGACTATGATCTAGTGATAAGCTCATCGACAGCCGAGGGTAAGGGTGTCATTACTAATGAGTCAACCATACATATTTCATACGTACATACCCCTACGCGCTACTTTTGGAGCCACTATCAGCAATACCTTAAAGATCCGGGTTTTGGTGCGCTAGATCCTATTGTGCGGTTTCAGTTAAAACGTACCATTAAAGCATCACGTCGATGGGACTATGCTGCAGCTCAACGTCCAGATAGATTATTAGCTAACTCTAAAACGGTGCAGGAAAGGATTGAAAAATATTATAAGAGACCAGCTCAAGTGGTTTACCCCCCAGTAGATATTGAGCGGTTTGCTACAATTCAGGTGCGTCCACAAGATGTGCCAGATAAGTATTTTATTGTAGCATCACGACTAATTCCGTATAAGCGCTTCGATATTGCAGTTAAGGCCTGTGAAAAAGCTAACACTCAACTGGTTGTAGTGGGTGATGGTAGCGAACTCGCTAAATTAAAAGACTTGGCTGGTGATAAGGTAATTTTTAAAGGGCGCGCATCAAATAGTGAATTGACAGCCTATATTCAGCATGCTGAAGCCCTCCTATTCCCTGGAGAGGAAGATTTTGGCATTGTGCCAGTAGAAGCTATGGCGGCTGGTACGCCAGTTATAGCTTATGCGGAGGGAGGAGTAACCGAAACTATCATTCCATCTGTTACGGGGGAGTTGATTGATTCCCAGTCAGTGGGGGCGTTTGCGGAAGTTATTGGTAGCTTTGATGCACAGCAATATGATAAAAAAGATCTCGCAAGACAGGCGGAAAAATTTAGCCAGAGAGCATTTAGGACTGGTTTTGAAGAGGTTGTACGGACAGGATTACGTGCCACGTCTACTACATAA
- a CDS encoding DUF4012 domain-containing protein, translated as MKRLYGQDYVPRLLHKKTILISVVIFSIFLIVTQPLYRFLMPVTQLNEITSKPAFQVYRALTGGSHPTRTLLVFANNAEQRIGGGFVGSVGILNGAHNRLQIESVRSIYYYDHRLEEKGAFLSAPEYLQNLTAKIYARDSLLTTSNSENSQKFRDLYARETGEYIDNVVIITPKVLSLLIKYIGPIDLPGYNLTITSDNILTTLQQEVESGQDKADGRDPKAILKVLAEQLVIRVPNLTSIQLTQLSDDIIGLMQTQQMYVYLQDHSVMEKLSMYQEPIAQAGDPNTINIAVANHAANKSSQAIEQEVRVTMHISQDGMARLSAQISRMHTSDYAGYYIDPKTGQGNFLIGDDLSWVQLTLPRDTKMITGGPMKAQKEPGVFGADVSTKPLTTSKVIAEFVLPTRYAMLEQITIDETFLAQFGWLGQKVQFKVEVPDNYRFMYGSDGVQGNFNMASRSFFQIDDEKMHFVFSKQ; from the coding sequence TTGAAGAGGTTGTACGGACAGGATTACGTGCCACGTCTACTACATAAAAAGACTATCCTTATATCTGTTGTAATTTTTAGTATTTTCTTGATTGTTACACAGCCTCTATACCGATTCTTGATGCCTGTCACGCAGCTTAATGAAATAACATCAAAGCCAGCCTTTCAGGTTTATAGAGCCCTTACTGGGGGTAGTCATCCTACGCGAACATTACTAGTGTTCGCCAATAATGCAGAACAGCGTATTGGTGGAGGGTTTGTTGGTAGCGTGGGTATCTTAAATGGCGCTCACAACCGACTTCAGATTGAGTCTGTTAGGAGTATTTACTACTACGATCATAGACTGGAGGAAAAAGGAGCATTCTTAAGTGCTCCGGAGTATTTACAGAATCTAACTGCTAAGATCTACGCCAGGGATTCACTGCTTACAACATCTAATAGTGAAAATTCTCAAAAATTTAGAGACTTATATGCTCGTGAAACAGGTGAATATATAGATAATGTAGTAATAATTACACCAAAAGTACTTTCATTACTTATAAAATATATTGGCCCAATTGATCTACCGGGCTACAACTTAACAATTACAAGCGATAACATCTTAACTACATTACAGCAAGAGGTTGAGTCGGGCCAAGATAAAGCCGACGGTAGAGATCCAAAAGCTATATTAAAAGTTCTTGCCGAACAGTTAGTTATTAGAGTCCCCAATCTTACATCTATACAGCTGACACAGCTCAGTGACGATATTATAGGGCTGATGCAGACCCAGCAGATGTATGTTTATTTGCAGGATCACTCAGTAATGGAGAAGTTATCGATGTATCAAGAGCCTATAGCTCAGGCTGGCGATCCAAATACCATCAATATAGCAGTGGCAAATCATGCCGCCAATAAGTCGTCACAAGCTATTGAGCAGGAGGTACGGGTTACTATGCATATCTCACAAGATGGTATGGCGCGACTGAGTGCACAGATTAGTCGTATGCATACCTCTGATTATGCTGGTTATTATATTGATCCTAAAACTGGACAGGGTAATTTCTTAATTGGCGATGATTTAAGCTGGGTTCAGTTAACGTTACCTCGAGATACTAAGATGATTACGGGGGGACCCATGAAGGCCCAGAAAGAACCAGGGGTCTTTGGTGCGGATGTTAGTACTAAGCCACTTACTACCAGCAAGGTAATTGCAGAGTTTGTTCTTCCAACACGTTATGCAATGCTTGAACAGATTACAATTGATGAGACTTTTCTAGCCCAGTTTGGTTGGCTTGGTCAGAAAGTTCAATTTAAAGTTGAGGTTCCGGACAACTATAGGTTTATGTATGGCTCTGATGGGGTGCAAGGCAATTTTAATATGGCCAGTCGTAGTTTTTTCCAGATTGATGATGAGAAGATGCACTTTGTATTTAGTAAGCAATAA
- the rplT gene encoding 50S ribosomal protein L20 — protein MMRVKRSVTARRRHKKILKMTKGMGHTRRASYRKAHEAVLKSLSYAYRDRRNKKRDFRSLWIARINAAARQEGTTYSQLIASLQKSDITLNRKMLAEIAAREPQAFSAIVRATTKAK, from the coding sequence ATAATGCGCGTTAAACGTTCAGTCACCGCTCGTCGTCGACATAAAAAGATTCTTAAGATGACCAAGGGTATGGGGCACACTCGTCGTGCTTCATATCGTAAGGCGCATGAAGCTGTACTTAAATCATTAAGCTATGCCTACCGAGATCGTCGCAATAAAAAACGTGACTTTCGATCACTCTGGATTGCCCGAATTAATGCTGCGGCTCGCCAAGAAGGTACTACCTACTCTCAATTGATTGCTAGCCTTCAAAAATCTGATATTACTCTCAACCGCAAGATGCTAGCAGAAATTGCTGCCCGTGAACCTCAAGCTTTTAGCGCAATAGTACGTGCCACTACCAAAGCAAAGTAG
- the rpmI gene encoding 50S ribosomal protein L35, translating into MPKVKTRKTAAKRFKITAKGNLLRRRAYRTHKLIAKSGARKRMYSKEHAIEAANVKAIKKMLGAK; encoded by the coding sequence ATGCCAAAAGTTAAGACCCGCAAGACCGCTGCAAAGCGCTTTAAGATTACCGCCAAAGGTAATCTACTTCGACGTCGCGCATACCGCACCCACAAGCTAATTGCTAAAAGTGGCGCACGTAAGCGTATGTACTCCAAGGAACACGCAATTGAAGCAGCTAACGTAAAAGCAATTAAAAAAATGCTGGGAGCCAAATAA
- a CDS encoding translation initiation factor IF-3 has translation MNKKRIRINRQITAREVRLIGAESEQLGIVSLGKALQEAENAGLDLVEVAPQSTPPVVRVIDWGKYRYEQDKHLQKSRRNQKQADIKQVRLGLKTDKHDIETKVKAARKFLDQGHKVRINLRFRGREITHPDLGRGVLERFVEQLTDEATVEQQIALSGREMSTVLARKKDAKS, from the coding sequence ATTAATAAGAAGCGTATCCGCATCAATCGTCAGATTACAGCCCGTGAGGTGCGTCTGATCGGTGCGGAATCCGAACAGCTCGGAATCGTCTCTCTGGGGAAAGCCCTCCAGGAAGCCGAAAATGCGGGCCTCGACCTAGTTGAGGTAGCTCCTCAGTCAACTCCACCCGTCGTTCGCGTCATCGATTGGGGTAAGTATCGTTACGAGCAGGATAAGCACCTGCAGAAGAGTCGACGCAATCAAAAACAAGCCGACATAAAGCAGGTTCGTCTTGGACTTAAAACCGATAAGCATGATATCGAAACTAAGGTCAAGGCAGCCCGCAAGTTTCTCGATCAAGGTCATAAAGTACGCATCAATTTGCGTTTTCGAGGCCGCGAGATCACCCACCCCGATCTGGGTCGTGGTGTTCTCGAACGTTTTGTAGAGCAGCTTACGGATGAAGCTACCGTTGAGCAACAAATCGCTCTGAGCGGACGAGAAATGTCGACAGTATTAGCAAGGAAAAAAGATGCCAAAAGTTAA
- a CDS encoding polymer-forming cytoskeletal protein → MPTKRSPFDYRQTASFYFSALAKVEGQLNEQEDIVIDGEFIGRIQTGGFCEISENGNFQGDLKAKSITILGNSDGEIHGEDTVVVKKSAKVHGIIITPRISVDAGAQVDARIKNLNKKVIEHSE, encoded by the coding sequence ATGCCCACTAAAAGATCACCCTTTGATTATCGGCAAACTGCTAGTTTCTACTTTTCTGCACTAGCTAAAGTCGAAGGTCAACTAAATGAGCAAGAAGATATCGTAATAGATGGGGAATTTATTGGTCGAATCCAAACGGGTGGCTTTTGCGAGATTAGTGAAAATGGTAACTTTCAAGGAGATCTCAAAGCCAAAAGTATAACGATCTTGGGTAACTCTGACGGTGAAATCCATGGAGAAGATACAGTTGTTGTAAAAAAATCTGCAAAAGTTCACGGAATAATCATTACACCTCGAATTAGCGTTGATGCTGGCGCCCAGGTAGATGCTCGTATTAAAAATCTCAATAAGAAAGTGATCGAGCATAGTGAATAG